TGAACGACGCCCGCCACCCGAATATTGAACTTGCAAGTATCGATTAGGTCTGCCTTACTTACGTCTCATCGGTTCATGTGCCCAGACCGGGTTCATGTCCCCCAGACCGGAGGAGACCCACGTGGCTGCTCGACCGATCACCGCACGACTGGACCGGGCCCGGCCGTACGCGCTCGGCGCGTTCCGCATCGTCGTCGGTCTGCTGTTCACCTGCCACGGGACGCGCGCGCTCTTCGGCGTGCCGGGCGCGGAGGACACGGTGGCGGCGGGCACCTGGCCGACCTGGTACGCGGCGGTGATCGAACTCGTCGCCGGCATCCTGGTGCTGGTCGGACTGGGCACCCGCGCCGCCGCGTTCATCGCGTCCGGCGCGATGGCGTACGCCTACTTCACGGTGCATCAGCCCCAGGGCCTGTTCCCCATACAGAACAGCGGCGAGGGCGCCGCGATCTACAGCTGGGTGTTCCTGCTGCTGGTCTTCACCGGTCCCGGGGCGCCCGCACTGGACAACCTGTTCTCGCGGCGGGACG
The Streptomyces tirandamycinicus DNA segment above includes these coding regions:
- a CDS encoding DoxX family protein; this translates as MTARLDRARPYALGAFRIVVGLLFTCHGTRALFGVPGAEDTVAAGTWPTWYAAVIELVAGILVLVGLGTRAAAFIASGAMAYAYFTVHQPQGLFPIQNSGEGAAIYSWVFLLLVFTGPGAPALDNLFSRRDAKGAADPEEPAQVAA